The Podarcis muralis chromosome 10, rPodMur119.hap1.1, whole genome shotgun sequence genome includes a region encoding these proteins:
- the LOC114604877 gene encoding olfactory receptor 13H1-like: MAAENETVVTEFILTGFSEYPRVQAVFFWFLLIAYLISVLGNGLIILLSIKDPDLHTPMYFFLCVLSSLDLIVTNNALPNVLVNCFIYMPTISFSGCLTQMYIGLLVVATECIILAIMAYDRLVAICQPLYYMQIMSWRVCIALVAVPVTLCFLYTVATALLQPRDFCGRHIINHFACELQSFLKLACSDTHISELFMQISSLFLLIPPFGFIVVTYGRIGLAVLRIRSAQGRKKAFSTCSSHLVVVSVFYGTIMIMYLNPQGKSVSEKDKLISLMYGALTPMLNPLIYSLRNKDVKGAFWKLVGRKISE; this comes from the coding sequence ATGGCTGCTGAAAATGAGACTGTGGTGACTGAGTTCATCTTGACTGGATTTTCCGAATACCCCAGAGTTCAGGCTGTATTCTTTTGGTTCCTCTTGATTGCCTACCTCATTAGTGTGCTTGGCAATGGACTTATTATCCTGCTGAGTATAAAGGATCCTGACCTTCATACTcccatgtatttctttctttgtgtCCTCTCATCACTTGACCTTATCGTTACTAACAATGCACTTCCAAATGTCTTGGTCAACTGCTTCATTTACATGCCCACAATTTCCTTCTCCGGATGCCTGACGCAGATGTACATTGGTTTGTTAGTTGTCGCAACAGAATGCATCATCCTGGCCATCATGGCATATGACCGCTTGGTGGCTATATGCCAACCCTTATACTACATGCAGATCATGAGCTGGAGAGTTTGCATAGCCCTGGTGGCTGTCCCTGTAACACTTTGCTTCCTCTACACCGTAGCCACAGCCCTGTTGCAACCTAGAGACTTCTGTGGCCGACACATCATCAACCACTTTGCATGTGAGTTACAGTCATTCCTCAAACTGGCTTGCTCAGATACACATATCAGTGAGTTATTTATGCAAATATCCAGCCTTTTTCTCCTAATACCACCCTTTGGTTTCATAGTTGTGACATATGGGCGCATAGGCCTGGCTGTACTGCGCATCCGTTCAGCACAGGGTCGCAAGAAAGCCTTTTCCACCTGCAGCTCTCACCTTGTTGTCGTCAGTGTCTTCTATGGCACAATCATGATCATGTACTTGAACCCACAAGGGAAATCGGTTTCTGAAAAGGACAAGCTCATATCTCTAATGTATGGAGCTTTGACACCTATGCTCAACCCTTTGATCTACAGCCTGAGAAACAAGGATGTGAAGGGTGCCTTTTGGAAACTGGTTGGAAGGAAAATATCAGAATAA